GAAACCGATAAGAATGAGATGGCATAATCGGTATTGGGGATTGAATTTATTTACCTGTTTATATGACGTCTTCCTTTTTATGAAAAATCTTTTCCGATTGAATAAAGTCATAAAATCAACTAAACCGGATATAATTCATACAAATACACTCGAAAGTATCGGATTGATTATTTTCCCGTCTGTAATTCATAAAATCCCTATTTTTTGGCATGTCAGAATCTTACTGCAATATAAATCCATAACAATCAGATTCTACGTCAAATTGATCTCGCTTTTTGTAAACAGAGTTATTGCAATTTCGCGGGCGGTTGAGCAAACTCTGATAAAAGCGGGGATGAAACCGGATAAAATTTCAGTGGTTTATAATCCGATAGACACCGAACTGTTTAGGCCTCAAAACAGGGCAACCTGTCGCAAGAAATTCGGGCTTTCAAAAAATTCAATAATCATCGGCTCACTGGGACGATTGACACCCGACAAAGGATTTGAAATACTTATCAGAGCAATGGCGTCGGTTGTTCGACAATATCCAGATACCTGTCTTCTGATTGCCGGCGATGAGTGGATAAAGGGATACAGGGAAAAATTATCCAGAACCGCTGAGCAGATCGGTGTTTTATCAAACTTAATTTTAATAAACAGACAGAAGAAGATCGCGGAACTCATCTCGGCGTTAGACGTCGTAGTGCTTGCATCACCGAAGAAAGAAGGATTCGGTCGTGTTCTTGCCGAAGCTATGGCCTGCGGTGTTCCAGTGATTGGTACAAAGGTGGGAGGCGTTCCAGAAATAATAACGCATGGTGAAAACGGTCTGCTTGTTGAACCGGGTGATCCACGGGCATTAAGTGAAGCAATTTTAAAATTGTTGAAAAATCGGACGTTAACCGCTGAGTTGGTTAGAAACGGCCGTAAGGTTGTGCAGACGAAATTTTCAGTCGAGAAGCATATAAATAGAATAAAGCTGATCTACGAAGATGGTTTGCGTATGAAATGAGTCTATTCAACCAGTTGTGAAAATCTTTTGTTTTTTATTATGGTGTAATACAATCTCTCGATCTGTGCGATGGTTTTTTCTAAAGAAAAACAACTCAGGACCCGTTTATAGGCTGACTCTCCCAATTTCAGGGCTTTTTCTCTGTTCCCCAATAAATACAAAACCGCCTCTGAAATACTTTCTGGAGATCTGACTTTAACGAGAATGCCTGATTTATTATTCTCAATGACTTCTTTTATACCGAAAATATCAGTGGCGACAATAGGTTTTTTAAGATACATCGCCTCCAAAAGAACGTAGGGAAAGCCTTCCCATAAAGAAGGCAGTAAAAATACGTCAAAAGAACTTATTATTTCAAGAGGGTTCTCTATGTAACCGAGAAATCTAACCGTCTTCTCCAAGCCGTACCTGTGAACCAGGTCTTTCAGGTGCTCTTCCTCGCTTCCGCAGCCCACAATTAAAACAGAAAGATTTTTATACTTGTCTCTTATTAAAGGAACTGCTTTGATTAAATACTCAATTCCCTTTTGTTTTACGAGACGAGCAACTGTTCCGACAACAGGTCGATCTTCAAACCGTTTTTTTCCTGTTTCCTTAAAAGAAATATCCGGAACACCGTTATAGATAACTACGACTTTTCGGGAAGGAATATTGAGAAATTTTCTCAGTA
This genomic window from candidate division WOR-3 bacterium contains:
- a CDS encoding glycosyltransferase family 1 protein, which translates into the protein KPIRMRWHNRYWGLNLFTCLYDVFLFMKNLFRLNKVIKSTKPDIIHTNTLESIGLIIFPSVIHKIPIFWHVRILLQYKSITIRFYVKLISLFVNRVIAISRAVEQTLIKAGMKPDKISVVYNPIDTELFRPQNRATCRKKFGLSKNSIIIGSLGRLTPDKGFEILIRAMASVVRQYPDTCLLIAGDEWIKGYREKLSRTAEQIGVLSNLILINRQKKIAELISALDVVVLASPKKEGFGRVLAEAMACGVPVIGTKVGGVPEIITHGENGLLVEPGDPRALSEAILKLLKNRTLTAELVRNGRKVVQTKFSVEKHINRIKLIYEDGLRMK
- a CDS encoding glycosyltransferase family 1 protein; the protein is MNQIKKRYKICQIVRHAQIAGTEKHVFLLAENMSKEYFDINVCTFEHGVLVDRLKAQGVNTYVIPYNHIITHFLKLIKFLRRHKFDIVHSHSGGYACIAAKIAGCKRIIYTKHGVGFTLKELKKISFIRKMRNWIIDRCVDVYIALTKHDKLILRKFLNIPSRKVVVIYNGVPDISFKETGKKRFEDRPVVGTVARLVKQKGIEYLIKAVPLIRDKYKNLSVLIVGCGSEEEHLKDLVHRYGLEKTVRFLGYIENPLEIISSFDVFLLPSLWEGFPYVLLEAMYLKKPIVATDIFGIKEVIENNKSGILVKVRSPESISEAVLYLLGNREKALKLGESAYKRVLSCFSLEKTIAQIERLYYTIIKNKRFSQLVE